In Helianthus annuus cultivar XRQ/B chromosome 3, HanXRQr2.0-SUNRISE, whole genome shotgun sequence, a single window of DNA contains:
- the LOC110927754 gene encoding kinesin-like protein KIN-7D, mitochondrial, protein MAASSSRGPVSSSFYNNNKPSSPFSSSSSSSSFKQTVPQSSASASTFYGGSGNGYGSRSDNFNLTASDSMYSRGGYGALSPVGYPSADEMIDEPIDDVPRSGGGDSISVTIRFRPLSEREYQRGDEVAWYADGDKLVRNEYNPATSYAFDKVFGSYAETQEVYEVAAGPVIRAAMEGINGTVFAYGVTSSGKTHTMHGDHNSPGIIPLAIKDVFSIIQDTPGREFLLRVSYIEIYNEVINDLLDPTGQNLRVREDAQGTYVEGIKEEVVLSPGHALSFIAAGEEHRHIGSNNFNLLSSRSHTIFTLMIESSSHGDEYDGVIFSQLNLIDLAGSESSKTETTGLRRKEGSYINKSLLTLGTVIGKLSEGRASHIPYRDSKLTRILQSSLSGHGHVSLICTITPASSSMEETHNTLKFASRAKRIEIYASQNKIIDEKSLIKKYQREISALKLELDQLRRGMLVGVNPEEIMSLKQKLEEGQVKMQSRLEEEEEAKAALMSRIQRLTKLILVSSKNTYPANDEDNGLLQSDIQNDLVSGELSAAGSTITDSNAGEVVSGAGSGVKRITGGLSIDEMDLLVERVKMLAGEIAFSTSTLKRLVEQSANDPESSKTQIEQLEHEIEEKRKQMRALEKQIVESNEASISNTSLSDMQQTMMKLMTQCDEKAFELELKTADNRILQEELQNKCAENKELHERIMLLEQQLAMANEKPKVSAEHHGSKEYIDGLRTKIKIQEVENEKLKLEHVQILEENSGLYVQNQKLSEEASYAKELASAAAVELKNLAGEVTKLSLENAKLEKELVAACEMANSKSANGGNRKYDPVKPGRKGRSSSRVKDEFDSWSLDVEDLRMELQARRQREAKLEAALSEKELIEEEYRKKVEESKKKEASLENDLANMWVLVAQLKKEAKGSVTSVTVPESNSNENVNHTEKSENVNHLKVESGDRNNSVVKESRILNVSQTTQNVTKEEPLVARLKARMQEMKEKEVNYVGNGDANSHVCKVCFESSTAAMLLPCRHFSLCKSCSIACSECPICRTKITDRVFAFTS, encoded by the exons ATGGCAGCTTCCTCTTCGAGAGGACCAGTAAGTTCATCGTTCTACAATAACAACAAACCTTCAAGTCCGTTTTCGTCGTCTTCATCGTCTTCCTCGTTCAAGCAGACCGTACCTCAATCATCCGCATCCGCATCGACATTTTACGGAGGCTCCGGAAACGGTTACGGTTCCAGATCTGATAATTTTAACCTCACTGCTTCCGACTCGATGTATTCTCGTGGCGGTTACGGCGCGCTTTCGCCTGTAGGTTATCCGTCTGCTGATGAGATGATTGATGAGCCGATTGATGATGTTCCGAGATCCGGAGGAGGTGATAGCATTTCTGTTACAATTCGGTTTAGGCCTTTGAG TGAAAGAGAGTATCAGAGGGGAGATGAGGTTGCCTGGTATGCTGATGGAGATAAACTCGTGCGGAATGAGTACAATCCGGCCACTTCGTATGCGTTTG ATAAAGTTTTTGGATCGTATGCGGAAACTCAGGAAGTGTATGAAGTAGCTGCTGGACCTGTTATAAGAGCTGCTATGGAAGGCATAAATG GAACTGTATTCGCATATGGTGTTACAAGTAGTGGGAAGACGCATACCATGCAT GGTGATCATAATTCTCCAGGAATAATACCCTTGGCCATAAAGGATGTTTTCAGCATTATTCAGGAT ACACCAGGAAGGGAATTCTTGCTGCGTGTGTCATATATCGAGATATATAACGAG GTGATTAATGATCTGCTCGATCCAACGGGACAAAATCTGCGTGTTCGAGAAGATGCACAG GGTACATATGTTGAAGGTATTAAGGAAGAGGTGGTTCTATCTCCTGGGCATGCTCTTTCTTTTATTGCCGCTGGTGAAG AGCACAGACACATTGGTTCAAATAACTTCAATCTTCTTAGCAGCCGTAGTCACACAATATTTACCCTG ATGATTGAAAGTAGCTCCCATGGTGACGAATATGACGGAGTCATATTTTCTCAACTT AATCTCATTGATCTTGCGGGATCTGAGAGCTCAAAAACTGAAACCACGGGACTGAGGAGGAAGGAAGGCTCTTACATAAACAAAAGTCTTCTAACCCTTGGAACT GTTATTGGAAAGCTAAGTGAAGGAAGGGCATCCCATATTCCTTATAGAGATTCCAAGCTTACCCGTATTTTACAGTCTTCATTGAGCGGCCATGGACATGTTTCT CTTATCTGCACCATAACCCCTGCATCTAGTAGCATGGAGGAGACTCATAATACGTTAAAGTTTGCTAGTAGGGCAAAACGCATTGAAATATATGCTTCTCAGAATAAG ATCATTGATGAAAAGTCTTTGATTAAGAAGTACCAAAGAGAGATATCAGCTCTTAAACTCGAGCTTGATCAGTTGCGTAGGGGTATGCTTGTAGGTGTCAATCCAGAAGAGATAATGAGCTTAAAACAAAAG TTAGAAGAAGGACAAGTGAAGATGCAATCACGAttagaggaagaggaagaagccAAAGCTGCTCTCATGAGTCGAATTCAGAGGCTAACAAAGCTAATACTTGTTTCTTCGAAAAACACGTATCCTGCTAATGATGAAGAT AATGGTTTATTGCAAAGTGACATTCAGAATGACTTAGTTTCCGGTGAGTTGTCAGCAGCAGGTAGCACTATCACCGACTCTAATGCAGGTGAAGTTGTTAGTGGTGCTGGCAGTGGCGTGAAGCGTATTACA GGTGGACTCTCAATAGATGAGATGGATCTTCTAGTGGAGAGAGTGAAGATGCTTGCAGGAGAGATTGCATTCAGTACCAGTACCTTGAAGCGTTTAGTTGAGCAGTCAGCAAATGATCCCGAGAGTTCAAAAACTCAA ATAGAACAACTGGAACATGAAATAGAAGAAAAAAGAAAGCAAATGAGGGCCTTGGAGAAACAAATTGTTGAAAGCAATGAAGCTTCAATTTCTAATACATCGTTGTCTGATATGCAGCAG ACAATGATGAAATTGATGACACAGTGTGACGAAAAGGCTTTTGAGCTTGAG CTCAAGACAGCAGACAATCGCATCCTCCAGGAAGAACTGCAGAACAAG tgtgCAGAAAACAAAGAACTTCATGAAAGAATCATGCTGCTTGAACAACAGCTAGCTATGGCTAATGAGAAGCCAAAGGTATCTGCAGAACATCATGGATCCAAAGAGTACATTGATGGGCTCAGGACTAAAATTAAGATTCAG GAGGTAGAGAATGAAAAACTGAAGCTAGAGCATGTTCAAATTCTAGAGGAGAACAGTGGATTATACGTGCAGAATCAGAAACTTTCAGAAGAAGCCTCATACGCAAAGGAATTAGCATCTGCTGCTGCTGTCGAACTCAAGAATTTAGCAGGTGAAGTCACTAAACTTTCACTAGAGAACGCAAAACTCGAGAAAGAATTGGTGGCCGCTTGTGAAATGGCAAACTCCAAATCCGCAAACGGTGGTAACCGCAAGTACGATCCTGTAAAACCGGGTCGAAAAGGACGTTCCTCTAGCCGAGTCAAAGATGAGTTTGACTCGTGGAGCCTCGATGTAGAAGATTTAAGAATGGAGTTACAGGCAAGGAGGCAACGCGAGGCAAAGCTTGAGGCTGCCTTGTCGGAGAAGGAACTAATAGAAGAGGAATACCGAAAGAAAGTTGAGGAGTCGAAGAAAAAGGAAGCATCTTTGGAAAATGATTTGGCAAACATGTGGGTTCTTGTTGCTCAGCTGAAGAAAGAAGCAAAGGGTTCTGTTACTTCTGTAACTGTTCCTGAATCAAACAGTAATGAAAATGTGAATCATACTGAGAAATCTGAAAATGTGAATCACCTGAAAGTAGAAAGCGGTGATCGAAATAATTCTGTGGTTAAAGAGAGCCGCATCTTGAatgtttcacaaacaacacagAATGTGACTAAAGAAGAGCCCCTTGTTGCTCGTTTGAAG GCTCGAATGCAAGAGATGAAGGAAAAGGAGGTTAATTATGTTGGGAATGGAGATGCAAATTCTCATGTATGTAAAGTATGCTTTGAGTCATCAACAGCAGCCATGCTTCTTCCATGCCGCCATTTTAGTT TGTGTAAATCTTGTTCAATTGCGTGTTCTGAATGTCCAATTTGCCGAACCAAGATCACGGATAGAGTTTTTGCTTTCACTTCTTGA